In one Drosophila pseudoobscura strain MV-25-SWS-2005 chromosome X, UCI_Dpse_MV25, whole genome shotgun sequence genomic region, the following are encoded:
- the Sarm gene encoding sterile alpha and TIR motif-containing protein 1 isoform X1 — protein MSPALELNEHSHSPLFTDMSSANSNGSPTHHHQLGRLFSLSPSSIRSYGNMTDFSDSSPSGVLSPASTMIENFHKKNSSPQPISGSNSNSITSTTPTAMNGNGGGGVLVGSGSGSGTTNGGRQINTSSSSCSSLKETSHQSTSTSQQVVNSSSSTTTRVEKKSQRLHHHITSSSSSSSSTTQALSTSSEMKAAAVKRDLTNIQKSMSEINDLANSATATPTTAIMPGSGQTATARLTPGTLKSAHPSIDDLRGMSSKDKIEQLQKKLRASLENLVDDDDDSNVIVTLPDDDDCPHNHFGSGLDLSHPTAAQLSASSGLSGSSKTIDTIKFQEKRMKTESKTKVVTDGYSSEQATSNSAEMKRLQAGDIDYKENKAASAMRNRLEVDGVKTEENAAVIKEALSLRTGDITQQASNNVAAASIKVQSDTFSADKKAISQSQQSQTMTSNGIISQEKHVSSASQANYSMTHKGVSSSGSSMITSSSQMSAMNGQMVKLTDLKLDDLKSLTAGSGQQEIEQTINKYSNVLTSFVSSLQDDESGSGGTSSGQAMNVGKEKTEYLEKINEVIRRAWAVPTHGHELGYSLCNSLRQSGGLDLLMKNCVHKDLTLQFSSAQLLEQCLTTENRKHVVDNGLDKVVNVACVCTKKSNMEHSRVGTGILEHLFKHSEGTCSDVIRLGGLDAVLFECRTSDVETLRHCASALANLSLYGGAENQEEMILRKVPMWLFPLAFHNDDNIKYYACLAIAVLVANKEIEAEVLKSGCLDLVEPFVTTHDPSAFARSNLAHAHGQSKHWLKRLVPVLSSNREEARNLAAFHFCMEAGIKREQGNTDIFREINAIEALKTVASCPNAIASKFAAQALRLIGETVPHKLSQQVPLWSVEDVQEWVKQIGFNGYIDRFEESQVDGDLLLKLNQDNLRDDIGIGNGILLRRFERELQNLKRMADYSSKDTAKMHQFLSEIGTDYCTYTYAMLNAGIDKCALPHVNEDMLMTECGIHNSIHRLRILNAVKNLENSLPSSSEENMAKTLDVFVSYRRSNGSQLASLLKVHLQLRGFSVFIDVERLEAGKFDNGLLNSIRQAKNFVLVLTPDALHRCIADEDCKDWVHREIVAALNSNCNIIPIMDQHFDWPEVEKLPEDMRSVAHFNGVSWIHDYQDACIDKLERFLRGEKNIDRIAAMVPGTPGAVSYQRMHSNDSDYQSGGGGGASSSGGGGGGGGGVGGAGSVVDGLMAANGSGQANHQANRYRQSPSPARQRGSTSQLSGYARHGKRSNILPPYRTQQAALLHKSGAGSASMQNMMPLAYLPPRRSSAAGLGHSAGMGSGYRSHSVDGLLDQASASQSSLATPEQRIAAAAAMVTAGSTALTNASSTCTLQPEDEEPADTDTCDHVTRREKRLAPPPNVQQHRKSRSLDHILSKQTLAELLPPSIEPTDETQSMQNLAMPLTPQPQRRDQSSSSKSPTPERPMQPHYSRQSPEGVSSTESEREDGQSPKSQVQQPHGNQQRAAAHVHRGGSLNSNKTSNSSLGSNNSASNNKTIFNRTMKKVRSLIKNNELEDEELSGIILAKATSPNAGRMIFW, from the exons ATGTCGCCAGCACTGGAGTTGAACG AACACTCCCACTCTCCCCTGTTCACGGACATGTCTTCAGCCAACAGCAATGGCTCGCCCACACATCATCACCAACTGGGAAGGCTCTTCAGCCTGAGTCCTTCGAGCATACGAAGCTATGGAAAC ATGACAGACTTCTCGGATAGCTCGCCCAGTGGGGTGCTGAGTCCAGCCTCTACAATGATAGAGAATTTCCACAAGAAGAACAGCTCCCCACAGCCcatcagcggcagcaacagcaacagcatcactAGCACCACCCCCACCGCCATGAATGgcaatggaggaggaggagtgcttgtgggatcgggatcgggatcgggcaCCACCAATGGTGGCCGACAGATCAACACGAGCTCGAGTTCTTGCAGTAGTCTTAAGGAAACCTCCCATcaatccacatccacatcgcaGCAG GTTgtcaatagcagcagcagcactacgACGCGGGTGGAGAAGAAATCCCAGCGTCTGCACCATCACATAACCTCCTCATCCTCCAGCTCATCCTCGACCACACAGGCACTGTCCACATCCTCGGAGATGAAGGCGGCGGCGGTCAAGCGAGATCTCACAAACATACAAAAGTCCATGTCGGAAATCAACGACTTGGCCAACAGCGCAACAGCCACGCCCACGACAGCCATAATGCCCGGCAGCGGGCAGACGGCAACAGCCCGTCTCACGCCGGGCACACTCAAATCGGCCCATCCATCGATCGATGATCTCAGGGGTATGAGCAGTAAAGACAAGATCGAACAGCTCCAGAAGAA ACTTCGCGCCTCGTTGGAGAACCTCGtggatgacgacgacgacagcaaTGTGATCGTGACCCTGCCCGATGACGACGACTGCCCGCACAATCATTTTGGCAGCGGCCTCGACCTCTCACATCCCACGGCAGCGCAGCTGAGCGCCAGCAGTGGGCTGAGTGGCTCCAGCAAGACGATCGACACGATCAAGTTCCAGGAGAAGCGCATGAAAACGGAGTCCAAGACGAAGGTCGTCACCGATGGCTACAGCTCCGAGCAGGCCACCAGCAACTCGGCGGAGATGAAGCGACTCCAGGCCGGGGACATAGACTACAAAGAGAACAAGGCTGCGTCGGCGATGAGGAATCGACTGGAGGTGGACGGCGTCAAAACGGAGGAGAATGCAGCTGTCATTAAG GAGGCCCTCTCGCTGCGCACCGGCGACATCACACAACAGGCGAGCAACAATGTGGCCGCCGCCAGTATTAAGGTGCAGAGCGACACCTTCTCCGCGGACAAGAAGGCGATCTCGCAGTCACAGCAGTCGCAGACAATGACCTCCAACGGGATCATCAGCCAGGAGAAGCACGTGTCCTCGGCCTCGCAGGCCAACTACTCGATGACCCACAAGGGCGTCTCCAGCTCGGGCAGCAGCATGAtcacctcctcctcccagATGTCCGCGATGAATGGCCAAATGGTGAAGCTCACGGACCTCAAGCTGGACGACCTCAAGTCCCTGACGGCTGGCAGTGGCCAGCAGGAGATCGAGCAGACCATCAACAAGTATTCGAATGTGCTCACCTCGTTCGTCAGCTCGCTGCAGGATGATGAGAGCGGAAGTGGAGGCACCAGCAGCGGCCAGGCGATGAATGTCGGCAAGGAGAAGACCGAGTATCTGGAGAAGATCAACGAGGTGATCCGCAGGGCCTGGGCTGTGCCCACCCACGGACACGAGCTAGGCTACTCCCTGTGCAACTCCCTCCGGCAGAGCGGCGGCCTCGATCTGCTCATGAAGAACTGCGTTCACAAAGACCTCACGCTGCAGTTCTCCTCCGCCCAGCTGCTGGAGCAGTGCCTCACCACCGAGAACCGCAAGCATGTGGTGGACAACGGCCTGGACAAGGTCGTGAATGTGGCCTGCGTCTGCACGAAGAAATCCAACATGGAGCACTCGCGCGTCGGCACTGGCATCCTCGAGCACCTCTTCAAGCACTCGGAGGGGACCTGTTCGGATGTGATCCGGCTGGGAGGCCTCGATGCCGTGCTCTTCGAGTGCCGCACCAGCGACGTGGAGACACTGCGACACTGTGCCAGTGCCTTGGCCAATCTGTCGCTCTACGGCGGGGCCGAGAACCAGGAGGAGATGATCCTGCGCAAGGTGCCCATGTGGCTCTTCCCGCTGGCCTTccacaacgacgacaacaTCAAGTACTACGCCTGTCTGGCCATTGCCGTGCTGGTGGCCAACAAGGAGATCGAGGCGGAGGTCCTGAAGTCTGGCTGCCTCGATCTGGTGGAACCGTTTGTGACTACCCACGATCCTTCGGCCTTTGCCCGCTCGAACCTGGCGCATGCGCACGGCCAGAGCAAGCACTGGCTGAAGCGTCTGGTGCCCGTCCTCAGCTCCAATCGCGAGGAGGCCCGCAACCTGGCCGCCTTCCACTTCTGCATGGAGGCGGGCATCAAGCGGGAGCAGGGCAACACCGACATCTTCCGCGAGATCAATGCCATCGAAGCGCTCAAGACTGTGGCCAGCTGCCCGAACGCCATCGCCTCGAAGTTCGCCGCCCAGGCGCTGCGCCTCATCGGAGAGACAGTGCCTCACAAGCTGTCGCAACAGGTGCCCCTGTGGTCCGTCGAGGATGTGCAGGAATGGGTTAAGCAGATCGGGTTCAATGGCTACATCGACCGGTTCGAGGAGTCCCAGGTGGACGGCGATCTGCTGCTGAAGCTCAACCAGGACAACCTGCGCGACGACATTGGCATCGGCAACGGCATCCTGCTGCGGCGCTTCGAGCGCGAACTGCAAAATCTCAAACGCATGGCCGACTACTCCTCCAAGGACACGGCCAAAATGCACCAGTTTCTCTCGGAGATCGGCACCGACTACTGCACCTACACATACGCCATGCTGAATGCCGGCATCGACAAATGCGCCCTGCCGCACGTCAACGAGGACATGCTAATGACGgagtgtggcatccacaactCCATCCATCGCCTGCGCATCCTAAATGCCGTGAAGAATCTGGAGAACTCGCTGCCCAGCTCCTCCGAGGAGAACATGGCCAAGACTCTGGATGTGTTTGTCAGCTACAGACGTTCCAATGGCTCACAGTTGGCCAGCTTACTGAAG GTCCATCTGCAGCTGCGTGGCTTCTCAGTTTTCATCGATGTGGAGCGTCTGGAGGCGGGCAAGTTCGACAATGGACTCCTGAACAGTATTCGGCAGGCAAAGAACTTTGTTTTAGTATTAACACCCGATGCCCTGCATCGCTGCATTGCCGACGAGGACTGTAAGGATTGGGTGCATCGC GAAATTGTGGCTGCCTTGAACTCCAATTGCAATATTATACCAATTATGGATCAGCACTTTGATTGGCCGGAGGTGGAGAAGCTGCCAGAGGATATGCGCAGTGTGGCGCACTTCAATGGCGTCAGCTGGATCCATGACTACCAGGATGCATGCATCGACAAGCTCGAAAG ATTTTTGCGCGGCGAAAAGAATATCGATCGCATTGCGGCCATGGTGCCTGGGACGCCCGGAGCGGTGTCATACCAAAGAATGCACAGCAACGATTCCGACTACcagagtggaggaggaggaggagcatcaTCCAGCggtggaggaggcggcggcggcggtggtgtcGGCGGCGCAGGCAGTGTGGTGGATGGCCTGATGGCGGCCAATGGCAGCGGACAAG CTAATCACCAGGCAAATAGATACCGGCAATCCCCCTCACCGGCCCGCCAACGGGGCAGCACCTCACAGCTGAGCGGCTACGCCAGGCACGGAAAGCGCTCCAACATTCTGCCACCGTATCGCACCCAGCAGGCGGCATTGCTCCACAAATCCGGAGCTGGCTCGGCCTCCATGCAGAACATGATGCCACTGGCGTACCTGCCGCCGCGACGCAGCTCCGCCGCTGGTCTGGGGCACAGCGCTGGCATGGGCAGTGGTTATCGGTCGCACAGCGTCGATGGGCTACTGGACCAGGCCTCCGCCAGCCAGAGCAGTCTGGCCACGCCGGAGCAGAGGatagcggcagcggcggccatGGTGACGGCCGGCAGCACAGCGCTGACGAATGCCAGCTCCACGTGCACCCTACAGCCGGAGGACGAGGAGCCAGCGGACACAGATACGTGCGACCATGTGACGAGGCGAGAGAAGCGCCTGGCGCCGCCGCCGAATGTGCAACAGCATCGCAAGTCGCGGAGCTTGGATCACATACTGTCGAAGCAAACGCTGGCTGAGCTGCTGCCTCCGAGCATCGAGCCCACGGACGAGACGCAGAGCATGCAGAATCTGGCCATGCCACTGACGCCGCAGCCCCAGCGACGCGATCAGAGCTCCTCCTCAAAATCCCCAACGCCAGAGCGACCTATGCAACCGCATTACAGTCGCCAGAGTCCCGAAGGCGTCAGCTCGACGGAGAGCGAGCGGGAGGATGGGCAGTCGCCTAAGTCGCAGGTGCAGCAGCCGCATGGAAACCAGCAGCGGGCGGCGGCGCATGTGCATCGCGGCGGGAGCCTGAACAGCAACAAGACGTCCAACTCGTCGCTGGGCTCTAACAACagtgccagcaacaacaagaccATCTTCAATCGCACGATGAAGAAGGTTCGCTCGCTGATCAAAAA CAACGAACTGGAGGACGAAGAGCTGTCGGGCATAATTCTGGCCAAGGCCACTTCCCCAAATGCTGGACGCATGATATTCTGGTAG
- the Sarm gene encoding sterile alpha and TIR motif-containing protein 1 isoform X6 codes for MSNNQAPWPVRKGIFRSSGQSDFTPGRSPSPIVEMPLSPPPVATPSNRFGLTSPLSPPPQPIQVVGATTAAATMSSASAARMSGASSSAASASSACSASSSSSSSSSSSSSHTRVRKSSNPPLQPIANRPLSPTPPPQQLPPPAPNHNHHNNNHNTNNHAAATTTTNHNNSNNKHMNNVREIPIEVEQSKEALSLRTGDITQQASNNVAAASIKVQSDTFSADKKAISQSQQSQTMTSNGIISQEKHVSSASQANYSMTHKGVSSSGSSMITSSSQMSAMNGQMVKLTDLKLDDLKSLTAGSGQQEIEQTINKYSNVLTSFVSSLQDDESGSGGTSSGQAMNVGKEKTEYLEKINEVIRRAWAVPTHGHELGYSLCNSLRQSGGLDLLMKNCVHKDLTLQFSSAQLLEQCLTTENRKHVVDNGLDKVVNVACVCTKKSNMEHSRVGTGILEHLFKHSEGTCSDVIRLGGLDAVLFECRTSDVETLRHCASALANLSLYGGAENQEEMILRKVPMWLFPLAFHNDDNIKYYACLAIAVLVANKEIEAEVLKSGCLDLVEPFVTTHDPSAFARSNLAHAHGQSKHWLKRLVPVLSSNREEARNLAAFHFCMEAGIKREQGNTDIFREINAIEALKTVASCPNAIASKFAAQALRLIGETVPHKLSQQVPLWSVEDVQEWVKQIGFNGYIDRFEESQVDGDLLLKLNQDNLRDDIGIGNGILLRRFERELQNLKRMADYSSKDTAKMHQFLSEIGTDYCTYTYAMLNAGIDKCALPHVNEDMLMTECGIHNSIHRLRILNAVKNLENSLPSSSEENMAKTLDVFVSYRRSNGSQLASLLKVHLQLRGFSVFIDVERLEAGKFDNGLLNSIRQAKNFVLVLTPDALHRCIADEDCKDWVHREIVAALNSNCNIIPIMDQHFDWPEVEKLPEDMRSVAHFNGVSWIHDYQDACIDKLERFLRGEKNIDRIAAMVPGTPGAVSYQRMHSNDSDYQSGGGGGASSSGGGGGGGGGVGGAGSVVDGLMAANGSGQANHQANRYRQSPSPARQRGSTSQLSGYARHGKRSNILPPYRTQQAALLHKSGAGSASMQNMMPLAYLPPRRSSAAGLGHSAGMGSGYRSHSVDGLLDQASASQSSLATPEQRIAAAAAMVTAGSTALTNASSTCTLQPEDEEPADTDTCDHVTRREKRLAPPPNVQQHRKSRSLDHILSKQTLAELLPPSIEPTDETQSMQNLAMPLTPQPQRRDQSSSSKSPTPERPMQPHYSRQSPEGVSSTESEREDGQSPKSQVQQPHGNQQRAAAHVHRGGSLNSNKTSNSSLGSNNSASNNKTIFNRTMKKVRSLIKNNELEDEELSGIILAKATSPNAGRMIFW; via the exons ATGTCCAACAATCAGGCGCCTTGGCCCGTCCGCAAGGGCATCTTCCGTTCGAGCGGACAGTCGGACTTTACGCCCGGACGTTCGCCCAGTCCCATAGTGGAGATGCCACTATCGCCGCCACCTGTGGCCACGCCCAGCAATCGCTTTGGGCTCACCTCTCCGCTCTCACCGCCCCCGCAGCCCATCCAGGTGGTGGGTGCGACGACAGCTGCCGCTACCATGTCCAGTGCGTCCGCTGCCAGAATGTCTGGAGCCTCGTCCTCTGCGGCCTCAGCATCCTCAGCCTGTtcggcctcctcctcgtcgtcgtcctctaGTTCGAGCTCTAGCTCTCACACCAGAGTACGTAAAAGTTCTAATCCGCCCTTACAGCCAATTGCCAACCGTCCACTGTCACCGACACCACCGCCACAACAATTGCCACCACCAGCGCCCAaccacaaccaccacaacaacaaccacaacaccaacaatcacgccgcagccacaacaaccacaaaccacaacaacagcaacaacaaacacatgAATAATGTGCGCGAAATACCCATAGAGGTAGAACAGAGCAAG GAGGCCCTCTCGCTGCGCACCGGCGACATCACACAACAGGCGAGCAACAATGTGGCCGCCGCCAGTATTAAGGTGCAGAGCGACACCTTCTCCGCGGACAAGAAGGCGATCTCGCAGTCACAGCAGTCGCAGACAATGACCTCCAACGGGATCATCAGCCAGGAGAAGCACGTGTCCTCGGCCTCGCAGGCCAACTACTCGATGACCCACAAGGGCGTCTCCAGCTCGGGCAGCAGCATGAtcacctcctcctcccagATGTCCGCGATGAATGGCCAAATGGTGAAGCTCACGGACCTCAAGCTGGACGACCTCAAGTCCCTGACGGCTGGCAGTGGCCAGCAGGAGATCGAGCAGACCATCAACAAGTATTCGAATGTGCTCACCTCGTTCGTCAGCTCGCTGCAGGATGATGAGAGCGGAAGTGGAGGCACCAGCAGCGGCCAGGCGATGAATGTCGGCAAGGAGAAGACCGAGTATCTGGAGAAGATCAACGAGGTGATCCGCAGGGCCTGGGCTGTGCCCACCCACGGACACGAGCTAGGCTACTCCCTGTGCAACTCCCTCCGGCAGAGCGGCGGCCTCGATCTGCTCATGAAGAACTGCGTTCACAAAGACCTCACGCTGCAGTTCTCCTCCGCCCAGCTGCTGGAGCAGTGCCTCACCACCGAGAACCGCAAGCATGTGGTGGACAACGGCCTGGACAAGGTCGTGAATGTGGCCTGCGTCTGCACGAAGAAATCCAACATGGAGCACTCGCGCGTCGGCACTGGCATCCTCGAGCACCTCTTCAAGCACTCGGAGGGGACCTGTTCGGATGTGATCCGGCTGGGAGGCCTCGATGCCGTGCTCTTCGAGTGCCGCACCAGCGACGTGGAGACACTGCGACACTGTGCCAGTGCCTTGGCCAATCTGTCGCTCTACGGCGGGGCCGAGAACCAGGAGGAGATGATCCTGCGCAAGGTGCCCATGTGGCTCTTCCCGCTGGCCTTccacaacgacgacaacaTCAAGTACTACGCCTGTCTGGCCATTGCCGTGCTGGTGGCCAACAAGGAGATCGAGGCGGAGGTCCTGAAGTCTGGCTGCCTCGATCTGGTGGAACCGTTTGTGACTACCCACGATCCTTCGGCCTTTGCCCGCTCGAACCTGGCGCATGCGCACGGCCAGAGCAAGCACTGGCTGAAGCGTCTGGTGCCCGTCCTCAGCTCCAATCGCGAGGAGGCCCGCAACCTGGCCGCCTTCCACTTCTGCATGGAGGCGGGCATCAAGCGGGAGCAGGGCAACACCGACATCTTCCGCGAGATCAATGCCATCGAAGCGCTCAAGACTGTGGCCAGCTGCCCGAACGCCATCGCCTCGAAGTTCGCCGCCCAGGCGCTGCGCCTCATCGGAGAGACAGTGCCTCACAAGCTGTCGCAACAGGTGCCCCTGTGGTCCGTCGAGGATGTGCAGGAATGGGTTAAGCAGATCGGGTTCAATGGCTACATCGACCGGTTCGAGGAGTCCCAGGTGGACGGCGATCTGCTGCTGAAGCTCAACCAGGACAACCTGCGCGACGACATTGGCATCGGCAACGGCATCCTGCTGCGGCGCTTCGAGCGCGAACTGCAAAATCTCAAACGCATGGCCGACTACTCCTCCAAGGACACGGCCAAAATGCACCAGTTTCTCTCGGAGATCGGCACCGACTACTGCACCTACACATACGCCATGCTGAATGCCGGCATCGACAAATGCGCCCTGCCGCACGTCAACGAGGACATGCTAATGACGgagtgtggcatccacaactCCATCCATCGCCTGCGCATCCTAAATGCCGTGAAGAATCTGGAGAACTCGCTGCCCAGCTCCTCCGAGGAGAACATGGCCAAGACTCTGGATGTGTTTGTCAGCTACAGACGTTCCAATGGCTCACAGTTGGCCAGCTTACTGAAG GTCCATCTGCAGCTGCGTGGCTTCTCAGTTTTCATCGATGTGGAGCGTCTGGAGGCGGGCAAGTTCGACAATGGACTCCTGAACAGTATTCGGCAGGCAAAGAACTTTGTTTTAGTATTAACACCCGATGCCCTGCATCGCTGCATTGCCGACGAGGACTGTAAGGATTGGGTGCATCGC GAAATTGTGGCTGCCTTGAACTCCAATTGCAATATTATACCAATTATGGATCAGCACTTTGATTGGCCGGAGGTGGAGAAGCTGCCAGAGGATATGCGCAGTGTGGCGCACTTCAATGGCGTCAGCTGGATCCATGACTACCAGGATGCATGCATCGACAAGCTCGAAAG ATTTTTGCGCGGCGAAAAGAATATCGATCGCATTGCGGCCATGGTGCCTGGGACGCCCGGAGCGGTGTCATACCAAAGAATGCACAGCAACGATTCCGACTACcagagtggaggaggaggaggagcatcaTCCAGCggtggaggaggcggcggcggcggtggtgtcGGCGGCGCAGGCAGTGTGGTGGATGGCCTGATGGCGGCCAATGGCAGCGGACAAG CTAATCACCAGGCAAATAGATACCGGCAATCCCCCTCACCGGCCCGCCAACGGGGCAGCACCTCACAGCTGAGCGGCTACGCCAGGCACGGAAAGCGCTCCAACATTCTGCCACCGTATCGCACCCAGCAGGCGGCATTGCTCCACAAATCCGGAGCTGGCTCGGCCTCCATGCAGAACATGATGCCACTGGCGTACCTGCCGCCGCGACGCAGCTCCGCCGCTGGTCTGGGGCACAGCGCTGGCATGGGCAGTGGTTATCGGTCGCACAGCGTCGATGGGCTACTGGACCAGGCCTCCGCCAGCCAGAGCAGTCTGGCCACGCCGGAGCAGAGGatagcggcagcggcggccatGGTGACGGCCGGCAGCACAGCGCTGACGAATGCCAGCTCCACGTGCACCCTACAGCCGGAGGACGAGGAGCCAGCGGACACAGATACGTGCGACCATGTGACGAGGCGAGAGAAGCGCCTGGCGCCGCCGCCGAATGTGCAACAGCATCGCAAGTCGCGGAGCTTGGATCACATACTGTCGAAGCAAACGCTGGCTGAGCTGCTGCCTCCGAGCATCGAGCCCACGGACGAGACGCAGAGCATGCAGAATCTGGCCATGCCACTGACGCCGCAGCCCCAGCGACGCGATCAGAGCTCCTCCTCAAAATCCCCAACGCCAGAGCGACCTATGCAACCGCATTACAGTCGCCAGAGTCCCGAAGGCGTCAGCTCGACGGAGAGCGAGCGGGAGGATGGGCAGTCGCCTAAGTCGCAGGTGCAGCAGCCGCATGGAAACCAGCAGCGGGCGGCGGCGCATGTGCATCGCGGCGGGAGCCTGAACAGCAACAAGACGTCCAACTCGTCGCTGGGCTCTAACAACagtgccagcaacaacaagaccATCTTCAATCGCACGATGAAGAAGGTTCGCTCGCTGATCAAAAA CAACGAACTGGAGGACGAAGAGCTGTCGGGCATAATTCTGGCCAAGGCCACTTCCCCAAATGCTGGACGCATGATATTCTGGTAG